A portion of the Candidatus Binataceae bacterium genome contains these proteins:
- a CDS encoding response regulator, which produces MSEPASWKEVDILLVEDNPGDIRLTMELLKESKIRNRIEVVTDGESAVDFLYRRGPYANAFRPDLVLLDLNLPGKDGRAVLEEVKNQPQFRQIPVVVLTTSSADEDVLRSYDLRANCYITKPVTIDQFTRIIQQIQNFWLTIVKLPEA; this is translated from the coding sequence ATGAGCGAGCCCGCGAGCTGGAAGGAAGTGGACATTCTGCTGGTTGAAGATAATCCCGGTGACATCCGGTTAACGATGGAATTGCTCAAAGAGAGCAAAATTCGTAACCGGATCGAAGTCGTGACCGACGGCGAATCCGCAGTCGATTTCCTCTATCGCCGGGGCCCCTACGCCAACGCTTTCCGGCCCGACCTGGTGCTGCTCGATCTGAACCTGCCTGGCAAGGACGGGCGCGCGGTGCTCGAAGAAGTGAAGAACCAGCCCCAGTTCCGGCAGATCCCGGTAGTAGTATTGACCACCTCGTCGGCCGATGAAGACGTGTTGCGCAGCTACGATCTGCGCGCCAATTGCTACATCACCAAGCCCGTCACTATCGACCAGTTCACGCGCATCATCCAGCAAATCCAGAACTTCTGGCTGACGATCGTCAAGTTGCCGGAGGCATGA
- a CDS encoding CHASE3 domain-containing protein: MVHAESRVTLGLTSSASRLSFSERSEVTFHSAPIWIGFGLAALVCALVSAVVGWASYNFEASAQWVEHTHFVMEHLGALRSSISEAENAQRNFIISGQLARLDSFANAERETRENLAALRKLTADNPAQVRNLDRISPLIDRRLEFLDQGIEIRKRSGNQAAEDFIVAHSSGGLGSKVRDLIRLMSADEDGLMATRTTAEHRAARLAYRVISVGWIFGFVFLSITGVYIGLALGGLRRATELAASRARQLDAAELKLTANTEVLQSVFASMGEGVIVSLQDEAEPQLNPAARQLLGIADAPGGFARWLAGAEIVSEPEGRLSNGASPFALIANGANRDDIELTIRDGGGSMRRFVASLRPLRDEKSAIRGGVLVFRDDTERKRLEESQGALAAIVSATPDAVVSIAPDGMIRSWNRGAEAMYGHTATEAVGQFYETLVVSEDLRPEFRAALRRVASGDCSVQFETRRLRKTGIEFDASITDFPIADETGRVSIGSIARDVTESKRVERELIARTEELSRSNGELEQFAYVASHDLQEPLRMVTSYLQLIAGRYRGKLDSDADEFIAFAVDGATRMKQLIDDLLHFSRAGQAPRHEPVDMNRVRDEAVANLHLAIDEAKAHITSDTLPTLLGDPVRMRELLQNLLENAVKFRAEKPPEIHVGCVRHANEYIFSVRDNGIGIAPQYQERIFVMFRRLHGREAYRGTGIGLAICKRVVERLHGRIWVESAPGTGATFFFSIPCGEGGGRDERARELEGSGHSAG, from the coding sequence ATGGTTCACGCTGAGAGTCGGGTTACCCTGGGACTGACGTCTTCCGCATCGCGCCTGAGCTTCAGCGAGCGTTCGGAGGTGACCTTTCATTCGGCGCCAATCTGGATCGGGTTCGGCTTGGCGGCGCTGGTGTGTGCGTTGGTGTCGGCAGTTGTGGGTTGGGCGAGCTACAACTTCGAAGCCAGTGCGCAATGGGTAGAGCATACGCACTTCGTGATGGAGCACCTGGGAGCGCTCCGTTCGTCGATCAGCGAAGCGGAGAACGCGCAGCGTAACTTTATTATCAGCGGACAGTTGGCGCGGCTGGATTCGTTTGCCAACGCCGAGCGCGAAACCCGCGAGAATCTCGCCGCGCTTCGCAAACTCACGGCCGACAATCCCGCGCAGGTTCGCAATCTCGATCGGATCTCGCCGCTGATTGATAGACGGCTCGAGTTCCTCGACCAGGGGATCGAGATCCGCAAGCGCTCCGGCAATCAAGCAGCCGAGGACTTCATCGTTGCGCACTCCAGCGGCGGCCTTGGAAGCAAGGTGCGCGACCTTATTCGTCTGATGAGCGCTGACGAAGATGGCTTGATGGCGACGCGAACAACGGCGGAGCATCGCGCCGCGCGCCTTGCGTATCGCGTGATTTCTGTCGGCTGGATCTTCGGCTTTGTGTTTCTGTCGATCACTGGCGTCTACATCGGCCTCGCGCTTGGCGGCCTTCGGAGGGCGACCGAGCTTGCGGCAAGTCGCGCGCGGCAGCTCGACGCTGCCGAGCTCAAGCTGACGGCCAACACGGAAGTCCTGCAATCGGTATTCGCGTCGATGGGCGAGGGCGTGATCGTTTCGCTGCAAGACGAAGCCGAGCCGCAACTCAATCCCGCCGCGCGCCAACTGCTTGGAATCGCGGACGCTCCGGGAGGATTTGCGCGATGGCTCGCGGGGGCGGAAATCGTCTCCGAGCCCGAAGGTCGGCTTTCAAACGGCGCCAGTCCCTTTGCGCTCATCGCCAATGGTGCGAATCGCGACGATATCGAGCTGACGATCCGCGATGGCGGCGGGTCGATGCGCCGCTTCGTTGCGAGTCTACGCCCGCTGCGCGACGAGAAAAGCGCGATTCGCGGCGGCGTGCTCGTGTTTCGCGACGACACTGAGCGCAAGCGCCTCGAGGAAAGCCAGGGTGCCCTGGCCGCGATCGTCTCCGCGACGCCCGACGCAGTCGTATCGATCGCCCCCGACGGGATGATTCGCAGTTGGAATCGCGGCGCCGAAGCCATGTACGGACACACCGCCACCGAAGCTGTCGGACAGTTCTACGAGACCTTGGTCGTATCGGAGGATCTGCGCCCGGAATTTCGTGCTGCGCTGCGCCGCGTTGCATCCGGTGACTGCTCGGTTCAGTTCGAGACGCGCCGGCTCAGAAAGACCGGCATCGAGTTCGACGCATCGATTACCGATTTTCCGATCGCGGATGAAACTGGCCGAGTCTCGATCGGTTCGATTGCGCGCGACGTGACCGAAAGCAAACGCGTCGAGCGCGAACTTATCGCGCGCACCGAAGAGCTGTCGCGCTCCAACGGCGAGCTCGAGCAATTCGCCTACGTCGCGTCGCACGACCTGCAGGAGCCGCTGCGCATGGTCACGAGCTACTTGCAGCTCATCGCGGGGCGCTATCGGGGCAAGCTCGACTCCGATGCCGACGAGTTCATCGCCTTTGCGGTCGATGGTGCGACGCGGATGAAGCAGCTCATCGACGATCTGTTGCATTTCTCGCGCGCGGGCCAGGCCCCGCGCCACGAGCCGGTCGACATGAATCGCGTCCGTGACGAGGCGGTTGCCAATCTTCATCTTGCGATCGACGAAGCGAAGGCCCATATCACCAGCGATACGCTGCCAACCTTGCTCGGCGATCCGGTGCGGATGCGCGAGCTGCTGCAGAATCTGCTCGAGAACGCGGTCAAGTTCCGCGCCGAAAAGCCGCCGGAGATCCACGTCGGCTGTGTGCGGCACGCAAACGAATACATCTTCTCGGTGCGCGACAACGGTATCGGGATCGCGCCGCAGTACCAGGAACGAATCTTCGTGATGTTCCGGCGGCTGCACGGGCGCGAGGCGTATCGCGGCACCGGCATCGGGCTGGCCATCTGCAAGCGCGTCGTCGAGCGGTTGCACGGACGAATCTGGGTTGAATCGGCGCCCGGCACCGGCGCGACGTTTTTCTTTTCAATTCCGTGTGGCGAAGGAGGCGGACGGGATGAGCGAGCCCGCGAGCTGGAAGGAAGTGGACATTCTGCTGGTTGA
- a CDS encoding cytochrome b N-terminal domain-containing protein translates to MFTLLKRLVDAFEKRTGLIKLMTDLAEHPVPPDTGWWYVFGSATLVAFMIQVVTGIALATTYISSTGDAYASLQFITHQAMFGNLLRGMHYFGASAMVLLIGIHMGQVFLMGCYKYPREFNWVSGAILLFLTLGMGFTGQLLRWDQNAVWSVVVGAEQAGRTPFIGQTMAHFLLAGNTLGGATLSRFFAFHVFFIPAIIFAVVGIHLYLVMHDGISEPPVAGEPVDPDTYDAKYEKLVHERGVPFWPDAAWRDAVFCAAVVVAVFLLALTFGPPLLGAPPNPSLLARDPRPDWYLVWYFAVLALIPHGWTTPVILLSPMVGLVILLVVPIASNRGERHASRRPWAVASVLTIVLMIGTLWVEGVREPWSPDFTAEKLPPSIVASNDASIAQGAVLFHEKGCEYCHAVSGYGGHRGPDLTYVSDRLTRDDLVIRIMNGGYNMPSFSANLKPGELDDIVMFLGSRKHTYESSAAQ, encoded by the coding sequence TTGTTCACCCTGCTGAAGCGCCTCGTCGACGCCTTCGAGAAACGCACCGGCCTCATAAAGCTGATGACGGACCTCGCCGAGCATCCGGTGCCGCCGGATACGGGATGGTGGTACGTGTTCGGCAGCGCGACCCTGGTCGCATTCATGATCCAGGTCGTGACCGGTATCGCGCTGGCGACGACCTACATCTCATCGACCGGCGATGCCTACGCATCGCTGCAGTTCATCACGCACCAGGCGATGTTCGGCAACCTGCTGCGCGGGATGCATTATTTCGGTGCCTCCGCGATGGTGCTGCTGATCGGCATCCACATGGGACAGGTGTTCCTGATGGGATGCTACAAATATCCGCGCGAGTTCAACTGGGTGTCGGGCGCGATCCTGTTGTTCCTCACGCTCGGGATGGGATTCACGGGACAGCTCCTGCGCTGGGATCAGAACGCGGTGTGGTCGGTCGTCGTCGGTGCGGAGCAGGCGGGGCGCACTCCCTTCATCGGCCAGACGATGGCGCATTTTCTGCTCGCCGGGAATACGCTCGGCGGCGCGACGCTCAGCCGCTTCTTCGCGTTCCACGTGTTTTTCATCCCGGCGATTATCTTCGCGGTGGTCGGGATTCATCTGTATCTCGTGATGCACGACGGAATCTCGGAGCCGCCCGTCGCTGGCGAGCCCGTCGATCCCGATACTTACGATGCGAAGTACGAGAAGCTCGTTCATGAGCGCGGCGTGCCGTTCTGGCCCGATGCTGCGTGGCGTGATGCGGTCTTTTGCGCGGCAGTCGTCGTCGCGGTGTTCCTGCTCGCGCTGACCTTCGGACCGCCGCTCCTGGGAGCTCCGCCGAATCCGAGTCTGCTCGCACGCGACCCGCGTCCCGACTGGTATCTCGTGTGGTACTTCGCCGTGCTCGCGTTGATTCCGCATGGATGGACCACGCCGGTAATTCTGCTCTCGCCGATGGTGGGATTGGTGATCCTGCTCGTGGTTCCGATCGCATCGAACAGGGGCGAGCGTCATGCGTCGCGACGGCCGTGGGCGGTCGCATCGGTGCTGACGATCGTTCTGATGATCGGCACGCTATGGGTTGAGGGGGTGCGCGAGCCCTGGTCGCCCGATTTCACCGCCGAGAAGCTGCCGCCGTCGATAGTCGCGTCGAATGACGCATCGATCGCCCAAGGGGCGGTACTGTTTCACGAAAAGGGATGCGAATATTGTCACGCAGTGAGCGGCTACGGCGGGCATCGCGGGCCGGATCTCACCTACGTTAGCGATCGGCTGACGCGCGACGACCTGGTGATCAGGATCATGAACGGCGGCTACAACATGCCGTCGTTCTCGGCGAATCTGAAGCCGGGCGAACTCGATGACATCGTCATGTTCCTGGGATCGCGCAAGCACACGTACGAATCCTCGGCAGCCCAATAG
- a CDS encoding Rieske 2Fe-2S domain-containing protein, giving the protein MTNETQQSGEALSPERRAFLGKLSMALAGIAAMFVAVPVVGFILGPLIKKTPQGWRNIGRLEEFIVGTTVKVNFRDPSPLAWAGVTAESAAWLRRTGDDTFIAFAMNCTHLGCPVRWLPSANLFMCPCHGGVYYNDGSVAAGPPPHPLSRYPVRVVNGIVQIRTSPVPIV; this is encoded by the coding sequence ATGACGAATGAGACGCAGCAAAGCGGCGAGGCGCTGAGCCCCGAGCGCAGGGCGTTTCTCGGCAAGCTCAGCATGGCGCTCGCGGGGATCGCGGCGATGTTCGTCGCGGTGCCGGTAGTGGGATTTATCCTCGGCCCGCTGATCAAGAAGACGCCGCAGGGCTGGCGCAATATCGGCCGCCTCGAGGAGTTCATCGTGGGCACGACGGTCAAGGTGAACTTCCGCGATCCGTCGCCGCTTGCGTGGGCTGGCGTAACCGCCGAGAGCGCGGCGTGGCTGCGCCGCACGGGCGACGACACCTTCATTGCATTCGCGATGAATTGCACTCATCTCGGCTGTCCCGTGCGCTGGCTGCCATCCGCCAATCTTTTTATGTGCCCATGTCATGGCGGCGTTTACTACAACGACGGCAGCGTCGCGGCCGGTCCGCCGCCGCATCCCCTGTCGCGCTATCCGGTACGCGTCGTAAACGGAATCGTGCAGATTCGCACGAGCCCGGTACCGATCGTCTAA
- a CDS encoding cytochrome c oxidase assembly protein, with product MTLGAFMLTAWDFEPSIVIGCAALLAGYFAASPRPFSRAAWFVSGVVVMFLALVSPLDALADNYLFSAHMVQHMLLILVVPPLLILGLPATLIERALKLPGVARGERILAQPALAWTIGIATEWLWHWPAFYNAALASESLHVVEHLCFLVSAVIFWWPIFAPLARCRLAPLAAMLYLAAGALAGSLLGILLTFADAGLYPAYLKPNDVYGILSLVRDSWGITAAADQQLGGLLMWVPGGAVFLLAIIAVMARWYGEERVTAGIYAHHQGGAN from the coding sequence ATGACCCTCGGCGCTTTCATGCTGACCGCCTGGGATTTCGAGCCGTCGATCGTTATCGGCTGCGCGGCCCTGCTCGCGGGATATTTCGCGGCGAGCCCGCGCCCATTCTCGCGTGCGGCGTGGTTCGTCAGCGGCGTGGTCGTAATGTTCCTCGCGCTGGTGTCGCCGCTCGACGCGCTCGCCGATAACTACCTGTTCAGCGCGCACATGGTTCAGCACATGCTGCTGATCCTCGTCGTTCCACCGCTGCTGATTCTCGGGCTGCCCGCGACGCTGATCGAACGCGCGCTCAAGCTTCCTGGCGTTGCGCGCGGCGAGCGAATCCTCGCACAACCCGCGCTCGCATGGACGATCGGCATCGCGACCGAATGGCTGTGGCATTGGCCCGCGTTTTACAATGCGGCCCTCGCGTCCGAGAGCCTCCATGTCGTCGAGCATCTCTGCTTCCTTGTCAGCGCGGTGATTTTCTGGTGGCCGATCTTTGCGCCGCTGGCGCGATGCCGGCTCGCGCCACTGGCCGCGATGCTCTACCTGGCCGCCGGCGCGCTCGCTGGCAGCTTGCTTGGAATCCTCCTCACGTTTGCGGACGCGGGCCTTTATCCGGCGTACCTCAAGCCGAACGACGTGTACGGAATTCTCAGTCTCGTCCGCGACAGTTGGGGAATCACGGCGGCGGCCGATCAGCAGCTCGGCGGGCTGTTGATGTGGGTTCCGGGCGGCGCCGTATTTCTGCTCGCAATCATCGCGGTGATGGCGCGCTGGTACGGCGAAGAACGCGTCACGGCGGGCATTTACGCACATCATCAAGGAGGCGCGAACTAG
- a CDS encoding cytochrome c oxidase subunit 3 has protein sequence MSKAKLGVAMFIVSEVNFFLLLIVAYAFYHAYPGAGPTAADSLDVPRTAAFSVLLFSSSATMWMAGRCYQREGQRGVAVWLILTILLGGAFLLGQIYEYIELYSHGVTFSRNMFGTTFFTLTGFHGIHVFVGLTAIAIVAWLVLLGEMKEKERHVQAFEAVSLYWHFVDAVWVVIFTLVYLWAFL, from the coding sequence ATGTCGAAGGCGAAACTCGGAGTCGCGATGTTCATCGTGTCGGAAGTTAACTTCTTCCTGCTGTTGATCGTCGCCTACGCCTTCTACCACGCGTATCCCGGTGCGGGCCCGACCGCTGCGGACAGCCTCGACGTTCCGCGCACCGCGGCCTTTTCGGTGCTGCTGTTTTCGAGCAGCGCAACTATGTGGATGGCGGGTCGATGCTATCAGCGCGAAGGTCAGCGCGGCGTCGCCGTGTGGTTGATCCTCACAATTCTGCTCGGCGGTGCGTTCCTGCTCGGGCAGATCTACGAATACATCGAGCTCTATTCACACGGAGTCACGTTCAGCCGCAACATGTTCGGGACGACGTTTTTCACGCTGACCGGCTTTCACGGTATCCACGTGTTCGTCGGCCTGACCGCGATCGCAATCGTCGCGTGGCTGGTGCTGCTGGGCGAGATGAAGGAGAAGGAGCGCCACGTCCAGGCGTTCGAGGCGGTGAGTCTCTACTGGCACTTCGTCGACGCGGTCTGGGTGGTGATCTTCACCCTCGTCTACTTGTGGGCGTTCCTATGA
- the ctaD gene encoding cytochrome c oxidase subunit I has product MSQAVAPEAVAALPVAESHEGLLAWVTTVDHKKLGILYFISSFSFFVIGGIEALVMRVQLAAPGLHIVSPDMFNQLFTMHGTTMIFLVVVPMLLGFMTYLVPLMIGARDMAFPRLNAMSFWTQALGGILLYFSFAAGGAPNAGWFAYAPLSEHAYTSLLGVDYWAIGLAAIGIGTLAAGLNFIVTVITLRAPGMRMSQVPLFVWMSFINSWLILLAMPIINASIVLLVADRFLYSNIFNPSGGGSAMLWQHFFWGFGHPEVYIMILPAFGIISEIVPVFSRKPIYGYEFVAGSTLAIAFLSFTVWAHHMFAVGMGHYWDAVFAACTMLIAVPTGIKIFNWIATMWGGQLRLKTAMLFAIAFLVTFTIGGLTGVAFGVVPIDWQLTDTYFVVAHFHFTVFGGAAFAMFGGFYYWFPKMSGRMLSERIGRWQFWLTVIGFYLTFFVQHFLGMMGMPRRVFTYPDLPGWATLNLISTFGAFMLAAGVLLLVWNIYVSRLNGERAGDDPWDGWTLEWLTTSPPPEENFDRVPPIRGRRPLWDLKHPDRTDAVLDKAGL; this is encoded by the coding sequence ATGAGTCAGGCCGTCGCGCCCGAAGCTGTCGCCGCGTTGCCCGTCGCCGAGAGTCACGAGGGCCTGCTGGCCTGGGTCACCACGGTCGATCACAAGAAGCTCGGCATCCTGTATTTCATCTCGTCGTTCTCGTTTTTCGTGATCGGCGGGATCGAGGCACTCGTGATGCGCGTGCAGCTCGCCGCACCTGGCCTGCACATCGTTTCGCCCGACATGTTCAACCAGCTTTTCACGATGCACGGCACGACGATGATCTTCCTGGTGGTCGTGCCGATGCTGCTGGGTTTTATGACCTACCTGGTCCCGCTCATGATCGGCGCTCGCGACATGGCCTTTCCGCGCCTCAACGCGATGAGCTTCTGGACGCAGGCCTTGGGCGGCATCCTGCTCTACTTCAGCTTCGCCGCGGGCGGCGCCCCGAACGCGGGGTGGTTCGCCTACGCGCCGCTCAGCGAACACGCATACACATCGTTACTCGGAGTGGACTATTGGGCGATCGGCCTGGCCGCGATTGGAATCGGCACGCTGGCGGCGGGCCTCAACTTCATCGTGACCGTGATCACGTTGCGCGCGCCGGGAATGCGCATGTCGCAGGTGCCGCTGTTCGTGTGGATGAGCTTCATCAACTCGTGGCTTATCCTGCTCGCGATGCCGATTATCAACGCGTCGATCGTGCTGCTGGTCGCGGACCGATTCCTGTACAGCAATATCTTCAATCCGTCCGGCGGCGGCTCGGCGATGCTCTGGCAGCATTTCTTCTGGGGCTTCGGACATCCTGAAGTCTACATCATGATACTGCCGGCCTTCGGCATTATCTCGGAAATCGTGCCGGTGTTCTCGCGCAAGCCGATCTACGGTTACGAATTCGTCGCGGGCTCGACGCTCGCGATCGCGTTCCTGAGCTTCACCGTCTGGGCGCATCACATGTTCGCGGTCGGGATGGGCCACTACTGGGATGCGGTGTTCGCGGCTTGCACGATGCTGATCGCGGTGCCGACCGGGATAAAGATCTTCAACTGGATCGCGACCATGTGGGGCGGCCAGCTCCGGCTTAAGACCGCGATGCTGTTTGCGATTGCATTCCTGGTCACGTTCACGATTGGCGGGCTTACGGGCGTGGCCTTCGGTGTCGTGCCGATCGACTGGCAGTTAACTGATACCTATTTCGTCGTCGCGCACTTTCATTTCACCGTCTTCGGCGGCGCCGCGTTCGCGATGTTCGGCGGCTTCTATTACTGGTTCCCGAAGATGTCGGGCCGGATGCTGAGCGAGCGCATCGGCAGGTGGCAGTTCTGGCTGACCGTGATCGGCTTTTACCTGACGTTTTTCGTTCAGCATTTCCTCGGCATGATGGGCATGCCGCGGCGGGTTTTCACCTATCCTGATTTGCCCGGATGGGCGACGCTCAACCTCATCTCGACCTTCGGCGCGTTCATGCTCGCCGCGGGGGTTCTGCTGCTAGTCTGGAACATCTATGTCAGCCGCCTCAATGGCGAACGCGCGGGCGACGATCCGTGGGACGGCTGGACGCTGGAATGGCTGACGACCTCGCCGCCGCCTGAAGAGAATTTCGATCGGGTGCCGCCGATCCGCGGCCGCCGGCCGCTGTGGGATCTGAAGCATCCTGACCGCACCGATGCTGTGCTGGATAAGGCGGGGCTCTAG
- the coxB gene encoding cytochrome c oxidase subunit II, translating to MLGIATLNPLSPQAHSISSLFVGILFFLFAIFLLVTSLITIIVLRFRERPDGGEPRPVFGSRVIEITWTAIPFLSLVIIFFFMVRTMHAADPPPGDRKPDIDIVGHQWWWEADYLQSGVMAANEIHIPVDTPILVQVDSADVIHDFWVPELARKVDAVPGHPNHLWLQADQPGEYLGACAEFCGQEHAWMRIKVIAQSKEDFDAWQRAQLSVPATPADGEAGQGAKLFVADTCVNCHTIVGTPGNQRIGPDLTHIASRTTLGAGAAENTQENLYRWLKDPDSIKPQSHMPNFQLSDADAHALTAYLETLK from the coding sequence ATGCTCGGCATCGCCACACTTAATCCGCTTTCGCCGCAGGCGCATTCGATCTCCAGTCTGTTCGTCGGCATTCTTTTTTTTCTTTTTGCGATTTTTCTGCTCGTCACCTCGTTGATCACGATAATCGTGCTGCGCTTTCGTGAGCGGCCCGACGGCGGCGAGCCGCGTCCGGTGTTCGGCTCGCGGGTGATCGAGATCACCTGGACTGCGATCCCGTTCCTCAGCCTGGTGATCATCTTTTTCTTCATGGTGCGAACTATGCACGCCGCCGATCCGCCGCCCGGCGACCGCAAGCCCGATATCGACATCGTCGGACATCAATGGTGGTGGGAGGCCGACTATCTACAATCAGGCGTAATGGCCGCCAACGAGATTCATATCCCGGTCGATACTCCGATCCTGGTTCAGGTCGATTCCGCGGACGTGATTCACGATTTCTGGGTGCCGGAGCTGGCGCGCAAGGTCGACGCCGTGCCGGGCCATCCAAATCACCTGTGGCTACAGGCCGATCAGCCCGGAGAGTACCTCGGCGCGTGCGCTGAGTTCTGCGGCCAGGAGCACGCCTGGATGCGAATCAAGGTCATCGCGCAATCCAAGGAGGACTTCGACGCGTGGCAGCGCGCGCAACTGAGCGTGCCGGCTACCCCGGCGGACGGCGAGGCGGGGCAGGGCGCCAAGCTGTTCGTCGCCGACACCTGCGTTAACTGCCATACGATCGTCGGCACGCCCGGCAATCAACGCATCGGTCCGGACCTGACCCATATCGCGAGCCGCACCACGCTCGGCGCGGGTGCTGCCGAGAACACGCAGGAGAATCTCTACCGATGGCTCAAGGATCCTGATTCGATCAAGCCGCAGAGCCATATGCCCAATTTTCAACTGAGCGACGCCGATGCGCACGCGCTGACCGCTTACCTGGAGACGTTGAAATGA